In Chitinophaga sp. HK235, a single window of DNA contains:
- a CDS encoding S9 family peptidase, with amino-acid sequence MRYSKFFGFLAGCCLPGGSLLAQQIAQTPYQPTHLEMVQRYHKVQLLDSITRKKVFRHNVEANWLPGGEKFWYSVNSSKDTSKIYYLVQASSGRKEEIKDTSRLAQLRAAATMQSQLQQQGPARWKDFEADSLSPDRQWIARNIHGNVFLQSAKDSTLLQLTSNGSDSSDAPRYEAFAWSPDSRYFVGYLTSPVIDSSVYYVLTDVAGTTRGQLRSQPYKQPGDPFPAYRMHIFSVADKKVTAVNAAALDFYGPPVLHWRHKAPRYFLYEKIDRGNQRFRVIEVDALTGTTRNIVDEQTTTFLYEPRIYTHYLPETNEMLWTSEKDGWHHVYLVNTLTGAVKNQITKGEWVVRSIDSVDAKKREIWFRAGGMQRDEDPYFVHHYRIGFDGNNLVTLTPARGNHQVFFSPDRKYYIDKYSQVNVPPVNELRRTMDAKLITVLERTDLSAWQATGVPFPVPFSAKGRDGKTDIWGMMCRPSDYDSNKLYPVIENIYAGPQDAYVPKSFMSYYIDMQRLADLGFIVVQIDGMGTANRSKAFHDVCWKNLVDAGFPDRILWIKALAAKYPFVDTARVGLYGTSAGGQNALGGLLFHPEFYKAAAASCGCHDNRVDKQWWNEQWMGYPVGKHYEEQSNVTNAGKLKGDLLLIVGEADTNVPPESTYRVINALIKNNKNFEFLPIPGMGHSDGGPYGRNKRNDFFVRHLLGATPPDRNNNE; translated from the coding sequence ATGAGATACAGTAAATTTTTTGGATTCCTCGCGGGGTGTTGCCTGCCTGGCGGATCCCTGCTGGCACAACAGATAGCACAAACGCCCTATCAGCCTACTCACCTGGAAATGGTGCAACGTTACCACAAAGTACAGCTATTGGATAGCATCACCAGAAAGAAAGTGTTCCGGCATAATGTGGAGGCCAACTGGCTCCCGGGCGGAGAAAAATTCTGGTATTCGGTTAACAGCAGCAAAGACACATCAAAGATATATTACCTGGTGCAGGCTTCTTCCGGCCGTAAGGAAGAAATAAAGGATACCAGCCGGCTCGCACAGTTACGGGCTGCTGCCACGATGCAGTCGCAGCTGCAGCAACAGGGGCCTGCACGATGGAAAGACTTTGAAGCTGACTCCCTGTCTCCTGACAGGCAATGGATCGCCAGGAATATTCATGGCAATGTATTTCTTCAATCCGCTAAAGACAGTACGCTGCTGCAACTCACCAGTAATGGCTCCGACAGCAGCGATGCCCCGCGTTACGAAGCATTCGCCTGGTCGCCCGACAGCAGGTACTTCGTCGGTTACCTCACCAGCCCTGTAATAGATTCATCGGTCTATTACGTGCTTACGGACGTTGCCGGCACCACCCGCGGGCAGCTGCGCTCACAGCCTTATAAGCAGCCCGGAGATCCTTTCCCGGCGTATAGGATGCACATCTTTTCTGTGGCAGATAAAAAGGTGACAGCGGTAAATGCCGCAGCACTGGATTTCTACGGCCCGCCTGTCCTGCACTGGCGGCATAAGGCCCCCCGCTATTTTTTATATGAAAAGATAGATCGCGGCAACCAGCGTTTCCGCGTGATCGAAGTGGATGCGCTTACCGGCACTACCCGCAACATAGTGGATGAGCAAACCACTACTTTTCTTTATGAGCCCCGCATCTATACTCATTACCTACCCGAAACAAACGAAATGTTATGGACCTCTGAAAAGGACGGCTGGCACCATGTGTACCTGGTCAATACCCTCACCGGCGCTGTAAAGAATCAGATTACCAAAGGTGAATGGGTCGTTCGCAGCATCGACAGCGTGGATGCCAAAAAACGGGAGATATGGTTCCGTGCCGGTGGAATGCAGCGGGACGAAGATCCATACTTCGTCCATCACTACCGCATCGGCTTTGACGGTAATAACCTGGTAACGCTCACGCCTGCACGAGGAAATCATCAGGTGTTTTTTTCTCCCGACAGAAAATATTATATCGATAAATATTCACAGGTGAACGTACCCCCTGTAAATGAACTGCGTCGTACGATGGATGCTAAACTCATTACGGTACTGGAAAGAACCGACCTTAGTGCGTGGCAGGCCACAGGCGTACCTTTTCCGGTGCCTTTCTCTGCAAAGGGCAGGGACGGGAAAACAGATATATGGGGGATGATGTGTCGTCCTTCCGACTACGACAGCAATAAGTTGTACCCGGTGATAGAAAATATTTATGCCGGACCGCAGGATGCTTATGTGCCCAAGAGTTTTATGAGTTACTATATAGACATGCAGCGTCTCGCAGACCTGGGATTTATAGTGGTACAGATAGATGGCATGGGCACTGCCAACCGTTCCAAGGCATTTCATGATGTATGCTGGAAAAACCTGGTGGATGCAGGTTTCCCTGACCGTATTTTGTGGATCAAAGCCCTTGCTGCAAAATATCCTTTCGTGGATACCGCCAGGGTAGGGCTGTACGGCACTTCTGCCGGCGGACAAAATGCACTCGGTGGCCTGCTCTTCCATCCTGAATTTTACAAAGCGGCAGCAGCTTCCTGCGGCTGCCACGATAACCGCGTGGATAAACAGTGGTGGAACGAACAGTGGATGGGATATCCTGTAGGCAAACATTATGAAGAACAGTCCAATGTTACCAATGCCGGTAAACTGAAAGGCGACCTACTCCTGATAGTGGGAGAGGCAGATACCAACGTGCCGCCCGAATCCACTTACCGCGTGATCAACGCCCTGATAAAAAATAACAAGAACTTCGAATTCCTACCCATACCGGGTATGGGACATAGTGATGGTGGTCCTTATGGCCGCAATAAACGCAACGACTTTTTTGTGCGCCATCTGTTAGGGGCAACGCCTCCTGACAGGAACAACAATGAATAA
- a CDS encoding enolase C-terminal domain-like protein has product MQRIGGEFFNIKSAQISVLKPAKAVTPFEDATMGPFQGLGIAVLSLEDQDGFIGEAPIYSAYNNILEMCLLPILLHSKGIPYTDLYRRMYWSIRNEGFRGPASALLGQIDLALHDIAAQRSKMPLHRYLGANRSEVKIYGSGGGANYTLEELEKEISYFLDAGVDCYKMKIGRAHGRRMMEDVERVKFVRSLLGKNVRLAVDANQVWTCEEALHFLDKVESADISWLEEPVHSASLDQIGKLCSLTAVPVSYGESERSALVFPALVNAGVRHLQPVATQIGSVQELMNVRDLASRENIEFSSGGYPWYTAALVATAHEQCQVEYLYSLMYGIQDYFKVQPVLKNGNLILSEIPGFPVKVDWEYCHKKNLVLRSFKWERERLNEYMPIVSV; this is encoded by the coding sequence ATGCAAAGAATAGGTGGTGAGTTTTTTAACATTAAGAGCGCTCAGATCAGTGTGCTGAAACCGGCAAAGGCAGTCACTCCCTTCGAGGATGCTACTATGGGGCCTTTTCAGGGATTGGGTATTGCGGTCCTTTCCCTGGAAGACCAGGATGGTTTTATAGGAGAGGCTCCGATATACAGCGCGTACAACAATATCCTGGAAATGTGTTTGCTGCCGATACTGTTGCATAGTAAGGGTATACCGTATACCGATCTTTATCGCAGGATGTACTGGTCTATCCGCAACGAAGGATTCAGGGGGCCGGCTTCCGCGCTGCTTGGCCAGATTGATCTGGCGCTGCATGATATAGCGGCCCAACGCAGTAAAATGCCTTTGCACAGATACCTGGGCGCAAACAGGAGTGAAGTGAAGATTTATGGTAGCGGCGGAGGGGCTAACTATACATTAGAGGAGCTGGAAAAAGAGATAAGTTATTTTCTGGATGCAGGCGTGGATTGTTATAAAATGAAAATAGGAAGGGCACATGGCAGGAGAATGATGGAGGATGTGGAGCGGGTGAAATTTGTAAGGAGCTTGCTGGGAAAGAATGTCCGTCTTGCGGTAGATGCCAACCAGGTATGGACCTGCGAGGAAGCACTACATTTTTTGGACAAGGTGGAAAGCGCTGACATCTCCTGGTTGGAGGAACCGGTCCATTCCGCTTCTTTGGACCAGATCGGGAAGTTATGCAGCCTGACAGCGGTTCCTGTTTCCTACGGGGAATCAGAGCGGTCAGCACTGGTATTTCCGGCCCTTGTGAATGCGGGTGTCAGGCACTTGCAGCCGGTAGCTACCCAGATAGGCAGTGTGCAGGAACTGATGAATGTAAGAGATCTGGCCTCCCGTGAAAATATCGAATTCTCTTCCGGTGGATATCCCTGGTATACGGCTGCTTTGGTGGCCACTGCGCATGAACAGTGTCAGGTGGAGTACCTGTATTCACTGATGTATGGTATACAGGATTATTTCAAAGTACAACCGGTGTTGAAAAATGGAAATCTGATATTGTCTGAAATACCTGGTTTCCCGGTAAAAGTAGATTGGGAATATTGCCATAAAAAGAATCTGGTCCTCAGATCTTTTAAATGGGAACGCGAACGACTAAACGAATATATGCCTATTGTATCTGTCTGA